In Tachysurus vachellii isolate PV-2020 chromosome 3, HZAU_Pvac_v1, whole genome shotgun sequence, one genomic interval encodes:
- the slc22a2 gene encoding solute carrier family 22 member 2 yields the protein MTTFDDILEEAGKFGRFQKGIFSLLCLVSVPFAGVYVGIVFLGFSPEHWCRNPAVKQVQMECDWKMEKVLNFTVPFQNTSAGAVRSQCEMFDVEWNITVLSCDDLDSEISQAKLAVLPTTACKNGWDYDYEGRESFVTEFNMVCEDAWLLDMCQAALSVGFLVGSIAIGYLADRFGRKTTFLMSCVLNTITGILVAVSPNYISLLVFRALYGFGSKGGWMVAFVLITELVGVEYRRPVAVFFQMVFSIGILILPLVAYLISHWRWLQVAITAPYLCFLVYYWFIPESPRWLLSQNKTREAVEITKKMAKMNKKTLSKNIETLKDDCTDTAVASFMDLIRTPKMRKHTIILSYNWFTSAVVYQGLIMRLGILGGNVYIDFLISGIVEFPAAILILFTIDRIGRRLPFAAANIVSGAACLITAFIPESLFWLKTAVACVGRLGITMAFEMVVFVNTELYPTFIRNLGFSVCSTLCDIGGIIAPFMLYRLAVIWLELPLIIFGILALIAGGSVLLLPETRGAPLPETIDDIEHPHKNKENTMKSHQLENLLHQDVTNNKETTTV from the exons ATGACCACCTTCGACGACATCCTAGAAGAAGCCGGTAAATTCGGCAGGTTCCAGAAGGGCATCTTCTCCTTGCTCTGTCTCGTCTCGGTACCTTTTGCTGGCGTTTACGTAGGCATTGTGTTCCTGGGCTTCTCCCCCGAGCACTGGTGTCGTAACCCTGCGGTGAAGCAGGTCCAGATGGAATGCGACTGGAAAATGGAAAAGGTGTTGAACTTCACGGTGCCTTTTCAGAACACATCTGCTGGAGCGGTGCGTagtcagtgtgagatgtttgacGTGGAGTGGAACATAACCGTTCTCAGCTGTGATGACCTGGACTCCGAGATCTCCCAGGCAAAGCTCGCTGTGCTGCCCACCACTGCCTGCAAGAATGGCTGGGACTATGATTACGAGGGAAGGGAGTCTTTCGTCACAGAG TTTAACATGGTGTGTGAGGACGCTTGGTTATTAGATATGTGCCAGGCAGCACTCTCTGTTGGCTTTTTAGTAGGCAGCATTGCCATCGGATACCTTGCTGACAG GTTTGGACGAAAAACAACTTTTCTGATGTCCTGCGTGCTGAATACGATCACAGGGATCCTAGTAGCAGTATCTCCTAATTACATCTCCTTGCTGGTGTTCAGAGCTCTGTACGGTTTTGGGTCTAAGGGTGGATGGATGGTAGCATTTGTTCTGA TTACAGAGCTGGTGGGAGTAGAATACCGGAGACCAGTAGCTGTGTTCTTTCAGATGGTCTTCAGCATTGGTATTCTCATCCTGCCCCTCGTTGCCTACCTCATCAGTCACTGGCGCTGGTTGCAGGTTGCCATCACAGCTCCATACCTCTGCTTTCTGGTTTACTACTG GTTTATTCCTGAATCCCCGAGGTGGCTTCTCTCCCAGAACAAAACCCGTGAAGCTGTAGAGATTACAAAGAAAATGgcgaaaatgaacaaaaagacGCTGTCCAAAAACATAGAG ACACTTAAAGACGATTGCACAGACACTGCTGTGGCCTCATTCATGGACTTGATCCGGACCCCCAAGATGAGAAAGCACACCATCATCCTCAGCTACAACTG GTTCACTAGTGCTGTGGTGTATCAAGGCCTGATCATGCGTCTCGGCATCCTGGGTGGAAACGTCTACATTGACTTTCTCATCTCTGGCATAGTGGAGTTCCCAGCTgccatcctcatcctcttcacGATCGACCGTATCGGCCGGCGGCTGCCGTTTGCAGCAGCCAATATTGTCTCGGGTGCCGCCTGCCTTATAACTGCTTTCATTCCAGAGA GTTTGTTCTGGCTGAAAACTGCCGTGGCCTGCGTCGGGAGACTGGGAATCACTATGGCTTTTGAAATGGTGGTGTTCGTGAACACTGAGTTGTACCCGACCTTCATCAG GAACCTGGGTTTTTCTGTGTGCTCCACTTTATGTGATATTGGAGGGATTATAGCCCCATTCATGCTATACAGACTTGCAGTCATCTGGCTGGAGCTGCCACTTATCATTTttg GAATCCTGGCATTGATTGCTGGTGGTTCAgtgctcctgcttcctgaaaccAGAGGTGCACCTCTTCCTGAGACCATTGATGACATTGAACACCCACACAA AAACAAAGAGAACACAATGAAAAGTCATCAGCTAGAGAATCTGCTTCACCAAGATGTgacaaataataaagaaactACAACAGTCTGA
- the plg gene encoding plasminogen — translation MDAHKTTLLFGFFLYAGLFQVQTQSADLDSYVKTDGAWIFTLQKRAYITAKVEECALKCDVETLFTCRSFVFIEKDQECFTIPANSKTEQVYRRTSTALFEKKRYLLDCLNGVGSDYRGTQSRTKSGKLCQRWEALFPHKPNISPKTHPKADLESNYCRNPDGDSQGPWCYTTDINKRWEHCSIPSCSEECMYCSGENYRGKISITEGGFTCQQWDSQKPHNHGYNPNVFPEKYLEENYCRNPDGEPRPWCFTTNPSKRWDFCLIPRCTTQPPTTAPEVTCITGDGNSYRGTLAVTKSGKTCQSWSSQFPQKHSRTPENYPCKDLDNNYCRNPDNERSPWCYTTDPETRWEYCNISSCGAEPHPDEPVIAPAEDCYTGNGSSYRGVMSETITGKKCQSWSSMNPHKHSKTPQQFPNGDLRRNLCRNPDGDRAPWCYTTDPTVRWEYCKIERCGSIPPTQTNQGVRPPPIVIQQAPPSIKPTEKENEDCKIGIGEDYRGSISITAEGVTCQAWSATTPHMTNFNDMTHPGKGLESNNCRNPDGDTNGPWCYTMNTAKKWDYCNVRDCAETKCGQPVAKPRRCFGRIVGGCTSKPHSWPWQISLRTTTGLHFCGGTLIDAQWVLTAAHCLERSNRPSAYKVYMGIHTERATEASKQIRNLDNIIKGPPGTDIALLKLDRPAILNDKVSKVCLPQKDYIVPSGTECYVTGWGETQGTGGEGILKETGFPVIENKVCNRPEYLNNRVKDHEMCAGNIEGGTDSCQGDSGGPLVCYGQNTFILQGVTSWGLGCANAMKPGVYARVSKFTDWIEKQTGIKS, via the exons aTGGATGCTCACAAAACGACTCTGCTTTTTGGGTTTTTCCTTTATGCAG gtcTCTTTCAAGTCCAGACGCAGAGTGCAG ATTTAGATTCGTACGTTAAAACAGATGGCGCTTGGATTTTCACGTTGCAAAAAAGAGCGTACATTACAGCAAAGGTGGAGGAATGTGCACTAAAGTGTGATGTAGAAACACTGTTCACATGCAG ATCTTTTGTTTTCATCGAGAAAGATCAGGAATGTTTTACAATTCCAGCTAACTCTAAGACAGAGCAGGTGTATCGGAGAACGAGTACAGCTCTGTTTGAAAAGAAAC GTTATTTACTCGATTGTTTGAACGGCGTCGGTAGCGACTACAGAGGGACACAAAGCAGGACAAAATCAGGAAAACTGTGTCAGCGCTGGGAAGCTCTGTTCCCTCACAAGCCAAA CATCTCGCCCAAGACGCACCCGAAAGCTGACCTGGAGTCCAATTACTGTCGAAACCCAGACGGAGACAGTCAGGGCCCCTGGTGCTACACCACAGACATAAATAAGAGATGGGAGCACTGTTCCATTCCCAGCTGCAGTG AAGAATGCATGTACTGTAGTGGAGAAAACTACAGAGGGAAGATCTCCATCACTGAGGGAGGATTCACCTGCCAACAATGGGACTCCCAGAAACCCCATAATCATGGATACAATCCCAATGT ttttccTGAGAAGTACTTGGAGGAGAACTACTGCAGAAATCCAGATGGAGAACCCAGACCTTGGTGTTTCACTACAAATCCATCCAAACGCTGGGATTTCTGCTTGATCCCTCGCTGCA CGACCCAGCCTCCAACCACTGCACCAGAGGTCACCTGTATTACAGGAGACGGGAACTCTTACAGAGGCACTCTTGCTGTGACCAAATCAGGGAAAACTTGCCAATCATGGTCATCTCAGTTTCCTCAGAAGCATTCAAGAACACCAGAGAACTACCCGTGCAA AGATCTGGACAATAACTACTGCAGAAACCCTGACAACGAGAGGAGCCCCTGGTGTTACACCACCGACCCTGAAACCCGCTGGGAGTACTGCAATATATCGAGCTGTGGTGCTGAGCCACACCCAG ATGAACCAGTTATTGCTCCAGCTGAGGACTGTTACACAGGAAACGGCAGCTCATACCGTGGGGTCATGTCAGAGACCATCACTGGGAAGAAGTGTCAGTCTTGGAGCTCTATGAACCCTCATAAACATTCAAAGACACCACAGCAATTCCCCAATGG AGACTTGAGAAGAAACCTGTGCAGGAACCCTGATGGTGACAGGGCTCCATGGTGCTACACCACTGACCCCACTGTACGCTGGGAGTACTGTAAGATAGAGCGCTGTGGTAGCATTCCTCCAACTCAGACCAATCAGGGTGTGCGTCCTCCCCCGATCGTCATACAACAGGCTCCTCCTTCTATAAAACCCACAG aaaaagaaaatgaagattGCAAGATCGGCATCGGAGAAGATTATCGAGGTTCGATATCGATTACTGCAGAAGGAGTAACCTGCCAAGCATGGAGTGCAACAACGCCCCACATGACCAACTTTAATGATATGACGCACCCTGGGAAGGGTCTGGAGTCTAAT aATTGCAGAAATCCTGACGGTGACACGAACGGACCTTGGTGTTACACGATGAATACGGCAAAGAAATGGGACTACTGTAATGTTCGAGACTGCGCAGAAACAAAATGCGGACAGCCTGTAGCAAAACCCAGGCGCTGCTTTGGCCGGATTGTCGGAGGATGCACCTCTAAACCTCACTCTTGGCCTTGGCAGATCAGTCTCAGGACCAC CACCGGCCTGCACTTCTGTGGAGGAACTTTAATTGATGCCCAGTGGGTCCTTACAGCAGCTCACTGCCTCGAAAG ATCTAACAGACCGTCTGCCTACAAAGTATACATGGGAATCCATACAGAACGTGCAACTGAGGCCTCCAAACAGATCCGTAACCTGGACAATATTATAAAGGGGCCACCAGGAACAGATATCGCTTTACTCAAGCTGGATAG GCCAgctattttaaatgataaagtGTCTAAGGTGTGTTTGCCTCAAAAAGATTACATCGTACCCAGTGGGACAGAGTGCTATGTTACAGGCTGGGGAGAAACCCAAG GAACGGGTGGAGAAGGCATTCTGAAGGAGACGGGTTTCCCAGTTATAGAAAACAAAGTGTGTAATCGTCCCGAATACCTGAACAACAGAGTGAAGGACCACGAGATGTGTGCAGGAAACATAGAGGGAGGAACTGATAGCTGTCAG ggtgaCAGTGGAGGTCCCCTAGTATGTTATGGTCAGAACACCTTCATTCTCCAGGGAGTAACATCATGGGGTCTCGGCTGTGCCAATGCCATGAAGCCTGGTGTGTACGCTCGCGTCTCCAAGTTCACTGACTGGATAGAAAAACAGACGGGAATCAAATCCTGA